A genomic window from Punica granatum isolate Tunisia-2019 chromosome 2, ASM765513v2, whole genome shotgun sequence includes:
- the LOC116196273 gene encoding uncharacterized protein LOC116196273: MAYVPPHMRTSDGNANAGRRPTPEMPAPRRTRNLDLGSLKPNADRSGKIVYANSAVSKWFAIGLDKDGRVPASVALEPIPVDHVEQIKGEKPLALVKSNAGNDGGMNRDNLEEPWVDIAERVLPDLVSSFEIVKSSREGQHLGGTKPTLVAKVGTILFHRHRNSSISEDQGRGLLTESFLRQFKRTFYTNVPGSYMENVVNDIAPKLGVEFEQIKDLYNVKLSDISRPNVTISCKCRVLKEEQRLQLYKIEMNPVRHMVADISCLSKCLDLRLMLSTKTIITALSEDETVGIGELIGSAVLDPNVKGGLRWPLGKASSGDRFRVIGVWHTISRAYASPMFRLKVRNADRFDFKTSTGEATGEVSLKLKGLASELLGLELDLEMIYDMLIDTVKLLWELFLHWDRFLL; this comes from the exons ATGGCCTACGTCCCGCCCCATATGCGGACTTCCGATGGCAACGCCAACGCCGGCCGGCGACCAACTCCGGAAATGCCAGCTCCTCGGCGGACGAGAAATCTCGATCTGGGATCTCTCAAACCGAATGCTGACCGGAGCGGGAAGATAGTTTATGCGAACTCTGCGGTATCTAAGTGGTTCGCCATCGGTTTAGATAAAGACGGGCGGGTCCCAGCTTCGGTTGCTCTGGAGCCGATTCCGGTGGATCATGTTGAGCAGATCAAAGGAGAGAAGCCACTAGCACTAGTCAAGAGTAATGCAGGAAATG ATGGTGGAATGAATCGGGATAATCTAGAGGAGCCCTGGGTTGACATAGCTGAGAGAGTTTTGCCTGACCTGGTTTCTTCATTTGAGATTGTGAAGAGCAGTAGGGAGGGGCAGCACTTGGGGGGGACAAAACCAACCCTCGTTGCCAAAGTTGGAACGATTCTCTTTCACAG GCACAGAAACAGTTCGATCTCGGAAGACCAAGGAAGAGGTTTGCTGACAGAATCCTTTCTGAGACAGTTCAAGAGGACTTTCTACACAAACGTTCCGGGCTCTTACATGGAGAATGTTGTGAATGATATTGCCCCAAAGCTCGGAGTCGAGTTTGAGCAGATAAAGGATCTGTACAATGTGAAG TTGTCCGATATATCTCGACCCAATGTAACTATCTCGTGCAAATGTAGAGTATTAAAGGAAGAGCAAAGGCTCCAACTCTATAAG ATCGAAATGAACCCGGTTCGCCACATGGTTGCTGATATCTCATGCCTCAGCAAGTGTCTCGATCTAAGGCTGATGCTATCTACCAAGACAATCATAACAGCTCTGAGT GAAGACGAGACGGTTGGAATTGGAGAATTGATCGGTTCAGCTGTTTTGGATCCCAACGTGAAGGGAGGGCTAAGATGGCCTTTGGGGAAAGCTTCTTCTGGGGATAGATTCCGAGTAATTGGAGTTTGGCACACAATTTCTAGAGCTTATGCAAGCCCCATGTTCAGGTTAAAGGTTCGAAATGCCGATCGATTCGATTTCAAAACTTCAACTGGGGAAGCCACCGGGGAGGTCTCCCTGAAGCTGAAAGGACTGGCTTCCGAATTACTG GGATTGGAGCTCGACCTTGAAATGATCTATGATATGCTTATTGATACAGTAAAGCTACTATGGGAGCTTTTCTTGCACTGGGACAGGTTCTTGCTGTAA
- the LOC116196849 gene encoding protein SIEVE ELEMENT OCCLUSION B-like, whose translation MASIVTHFFGKPTERSKQVDQSMLTSLLNMFEDEKFAKEMLDTHAPNEGDIDAQSLFILVENTLKGATGIVDGVVNPKGSGSAPASGVEYKSAKDGLNPPVEAISEVTCQLTCKALDTKNVRETMASLLHELSGYSWVSKAVLTLSSLAIYYADFWRLARVEPSDKLGESVAILRGLPAITKPADQTKIQVFGVLNDMIKTILDMTGCIVEFEQESKDVPELSTAIDISTSVTQIIISILACSIQFTTLISSVVDESKGKDLPAFARKVNVVHHTIKRQLEDFKQKKEEIREHQRLQRLFKAPTDNVELIKAIFYTKDDPQPLYLGSKKSTEKIDSLRRKNVLLLISDLKFSSYDLSILVNIYKESEFHESRYDILWVPIVDQETEDMPNQFENLQSQMPWYTVHYPTLINKVAIKVIKEKWHFRQETMVVVLDPQGKVVCSNAINMIRMWGFKAFPFTDSVLSTIWKQRDVSWFELLVNDSVIPKIEEAIKSDKLIFLYASEDTKQVHEMEESIKKMTDDSGTPIFAYNVTKITLFWTRLESCMFSMMQAKIDVLDSLMQDILKLYTNFKKEGGFALFTKGTRVVINSPLTSASKVVSQYDAWKKQVNQSGKTLEVVFREYHDRVVTPETCHHFYIPNMVGHMPENVKCPVCPRIMRNIVKFECCHGAH comes from the exons ATGGCTAGCATCGTTACCCATTTCTTTGGGAAGCCGACGGAGCGCAGCAAGCAGGTCGACCAGAGCATGCTCACGAGCTTGCTCAACATGTTCGAAGACGAGAAGTTTGCGAAGGAAATGCTCGACACCCACGCCCCCAATGAAGGGGACATCGATGCTCAGTCCCTCTTCATTCTCGTCGAGAACACTCTCAAGGGCGCCACTGGGATTGTCGATGGCGTTGTCAATCCCAAG GGAAGTGGGTCAGCACCAGCAAGTGGAGTGGAGTATAAGTCTGCAAAGGACGGATTAAATCCGCCCGTGGAGGCTATTAGCGAAGTGACTTGTCAG CTTACATGCAAAGCACTTGACACCAAAAATGTGCGAGAGACTATGGCGTCTCTACTTCATGAGCTATCGGGCTACTCTTGGGTGTCCAAGGCTGTGCTGACCCTCTCCTCCCTGGCCATCTACTATGCCGACTTCTGGCGGCTTGCTCGGGTCGAACCCTCGGACAAGCTCGGGGAGTCAGTCGCCATACTCAGGGGGTTACCTGCAATCACCAAACCGGCTGACCAGACAAAGATCCAG GTGTTTGGGGTGCTTAATGACATGATCAAGACCATACTGGACATGACCGGGTGCATAGTTGAGTTCGAACAGGAAAGCAAGGATGTGCCCGAGCTATCCACGGCCATCGATATCTCCACCAGTGTCACCCAGATCATCATCTCGATCCTTGCTTGCTCCATTCAGTTCACTACCCTCATCAGTTCTGTGGTGGATGA GTCGAAGGGGAAGGATCTGCCTGCATTTGCTCGCAAGGTGAATGTGGTCCATCACACAATCAAGAGACAGCTCGAAGACTTCAAACAAAAAAAGG AGGAAATTAGAGAGCACCAAAGGCTGCAGAGGCTTTTTAAGGCCCCTACGGACAATGTTGAGCTCATTAAGGCGATCTTTTACACAAAAGATGACCCTCAGCCACTTTATCTCGGCTCTAAGAAGTCTACA GAGAAGATTGACTCCCTGCGAAGGAAGAACGTGTTGCTGCTCATTTCAGACCTGAAATTCAGCTCCTACGACCTGTCGATCTTGGTGAACATATACAAGGAATCCGAGTTCCATGAGAGCCGGTATGACATCCTGTGGGTGCCCATAGTGGACCAGGAGACTGAGGACATGCCGAACCAGTTCGAGAACTTGCAGTCCCAGATGCCATGGTACACGGTGCACTACCCCACCCTGATCAACAAGGTTGCGATTAAGGTCATCAAGGAGAAATGGCACTTCCGGCAGGAGACAATGGTGGTGGTATTGGACCCACAAGGTAAGGTTGTGTGCTCGAATGCGATCAACATGATCCGAATGTGGGGCTTCAAAGCATTTCCTTTCACCGACTCCGTGCTCTCAACAATCTGGAAGCAACGTGATGTCAGCTGGTTCGAGCTGCTAGTGAATGACTCGGTCATTCCAAAGATAGAGGAAGCG ATCAAATCGGATAAATTGATATTCCTGTATGCAAGTGAGGACACGAAGCAAGTGCACGAGATGGAGGAGAGCATAAAGAAAATGACTGACGACTCGGGAACACCGATCTTCGCGTACAATGTCACTAAAATCACACTGTTCTGGACGAGGCTGGAGAGCTGCATGTTCTCGATGATGCAAGCGAAGATAGATGTCCTCGACTCACTCATGCAGGACATCCTCAAGCTCTACACCAACTTCAAGAAGGAAGGCGGATTCGCTCTCTTCACCAAGGGCACGCGGGTCGTGATCAACAGTCCACTGACCTCTGCCTCCAAGGTCGTGTCGCAGTATGATGCTTGGAAGAAGCAGGTGAACCAGAGTGGCAAGACATTGGAGGTTGTGTTCAGAGAGTACCACGACAGGGTCGTGACTCCTGAGACGTGCCACCACTTCTACATCCCCAACATGGTCGGGCACATGCCAGAGAACGTCAAGTGTCCGGTTTGCCCACGCATCATGAGGAACATTGTCAAGTTCGAATGTTGCCATGGAGCCCATTGA
- the LOC116196272 gene encoding protein SIEVE ELEMENT OCCLUSION B-like has translation MASKILAQVFGMADRPVKQIDQSMLTGLLGAFDDERFMKELLHTHAPDESADINVQSLFVLAENTLRGSTGIVDSFVNPNKGSPAAGASTGGTVLKPPKDGFNPPLSTISEIGCEITCKALDTKNVRETMISVFHELSPYSWVSKAVLTLSAFALHYADFWRLAHVHTSDRVAESMAILKGLPAITKPHDQQKIQVFGVLNEMVKTTLDMTECIVDFEHESKDVPELSTVIDISASVYQIIVTVLACSVQFTALISAIDDYKGRDLPTFARKVNVIHHTIKRHYEHFKQKKEEIREYQRLQRLFNAPTDNVELIKSFFYIKDNPQPLFLGSKKVTDKVESLRRKKVLLLITDLKLSSHDISTLVKIYNERKFQESRYEILWVPVVDEPVAEEVLSQFKTLQAQMPWYSALSPNLINKIAIRIIKEKWHFRQESIVVVMDQQGRVENPNAMNLIRLWGWDAFPFTESVGLTLWSRRDVNWFELLVTDFIFPKISEAIKAEKYILLYGGEDTKAVQELEDNIKKIIDDGVSIVAFNVGKAQLFWTRLESCMLSKLQTKGDIHDSLMQDILKLYTSFKKDGGFAVLSRGSRVVLNSSLLFVSRVLVQYDSWKKQVGQAGKTFDSAVVEYHNKIFVLPRCHHFYIPNMVGYIPEDVKCPICPRMMKNIVKFECCHGAH, from the exons ATGGCCAGCAAGATCTTAGCGCAGGTGTTCGGAATGGCGGATCGGCCCGTGAAGCAGATCGACCAGAGCATGCTTACCGGTCTGCTCGGAGCCTTCGATGATGAACGGTTCATGAAGGAACTCCTCCACACCCATGCCCCTGATGAGTCCGCGGACATCAATGTCCAGTCCCTGTTTGTCCTTGCTGAGAACACACTCCGTGGCTCCACAGGGATCGTCGATAGCTTCGTCAACCCTAACAAA GGAAGCCCAGCTGCAGGGGCATCAACTGGAGGCACGGTGCTGAAGCCCCCAAAGGATGGTTTCAACCCTCCTTTATCCACCATCAGTGAAATTGGCTGTGAG ATCACTTGCAAGGCATTGGACACCAAGAACGTGCGAGAGACGATGATTTCGGTATTCCACGAGCTGTCCCCTTACTCATGGGTGTCCAAGGCGGTCCTCACCCTCTCCGCCTTCGCCCTCCACTATGCCGACTTCTGGCGCCTGGCCCATGTCCACACTTCCGACAGGGTTGCCGAGTCGATGGCCATCCTCAAGGGGTTACCTGCAATCACCAAGCCCCACGACCAGCAGAAGATCCAG GTATTCGGAGTGCTTAATGAGATGGTCAAGACCACATTGGATATGACCGAGTGCATCGTGGACTTCGAGCATGAAAGCAAGGACGTTCCCGAGCTGTCCACGGTCATTGATATTTCCGCGAGCGTTTATCAGATTATTGTGACGGTCCTTGCGTGCTCGGTTCAGTTCACTGCTCTCATCAGCGCAATTGATGA CTACAAGGGAAGGGACCTGCCCACCTTCGCTCGGAAAGTGAATGTGATCCACCACACCATTAAGCGGCACTACGAACACTTCAAGCAAAAAAAGG AGGAAATAAGAGAGTACCAAAGGCTGCAGCGCCTTTTTAACGCGCCGACGGACAATGTGGAGCTGATCAAGTCGTTTttctacatcaaagacaaccCTCAGCCACTTTTTTTAGGATCCAAGAAGGTCACG GACAAGGTGGAGTCTCTGAGGAGGAAGAAAGTGCTGCTGCTGATCACCGACCTGAAGCTCTCGAGCCACGACATCTCAACCCTCGTGAAGATTTACAATGAGCGCAAATTTCAGGAAAGCCGGTACGAGATCTTGTGGGTCCCAGTGGTGGACGAGCCGGTGGCAGAGGAGGTTCTCTCCCAGTTCAAGACCCTCCAAGCCCAGATGCCCTGGTACTCGGCCCTGAGCCCCAACCTTATCAACAAAATAGCGATCAGGATCATCAAGGAGAAGTGGCACTTCCGGCAGGAGAGCATCGTGGTGGTGATGGACCAGCAGGGCCGGGTTGAGAACCCGAATGCAATGAATCTGATCCGCCTATGGGGCTGGGATGCCTTCCCCTTCACCGAATCCGTGGGGCTCACCCTCTGGAGCAGGCGCGACGTCAACTGGTTCGAGCTACTCGTAACTGATTTTATCTTCCCAAAAATAAGCGAAGCG ATCAAAGCGGAGAAGTACATCTTGCTGTATGGAGGTGAGGACACGAAGGCCGTCCAGGAACTTGAGGACAACATCAAGAAGATAATCGATGATGGCGTCTCGATAGTAGCATTTAATGTCGGGAAGGCGCAGCTCTTCTGGACCCGGCTCGAGAGCTGCATGCTTTCGAAGCTCCAGACCAAGGGTGATATCCACGACTCGCTCATGCAGGACATCCTCAAGCTGTATACCAGCTTCAAGAAGGACGGTGGATTTGCCGTCTTGTCCCGGGGGTCCCGTGTCGTGCTTAACAGCTCCCTCTTGTTCGTCTCCAGGGTGCTCGTCCAATATGACTCATGGAAGAAGCAG GTGGGCCAGGCTGGGAAGACATTTGATTCTGCGGTGGTGGAGTACCACAACAAGATATTCGTGCTGCCGCGATGCCACCACTTTTACATTCCCAACATGGTCGGATACATCCCGGAGGATGTCAAGTGTCCAATCTGCCCTCGGATGATGAAGAACATCGTCAAGTTCGAGTGCTGCCACGGGGCTCATTAG